In Gopherus flavomarginatus isolate rGopFla2 chromosome 1, rGopFla2.mat.asm, whole genome shotgun sequence, a single genomic region encodes these proteins:
- the ODF3B gene encoding outer dense fiber protein 3B isoform X1 — MSADVWVGAWRPHRPKGPIAALYSSPGPKYGLPTNVGYPLHDPSRYRAPAYSFGIRRLCLQDECSPGPKYMVPAKMTMKGKDGNPAYSIYGRPRDLMPFLTPGPGRYSPEKAGKWTYRSAPIYSLASRTKEFANDQTPGPAAYGLPPMIGPKVVGKSSAPNYSLLGRSLVGSFYEDLSKTPGPCNYRVVEPSVYKTRAPQYSMLARNMLPGDNTQKPGPGAHSPEKYVQQRGQTFGIRHSDYLAPLIVDVLD, encoded by the exons ATGTCTGCCGATGTCTGGGTGGGAGCATGGAGACCCCACCGGCCCAAAGGGCCCATTGCTGCTCTCTACAGCAGTCCCGGGCCCAAGTACGGGCTCCCCACAAACGTAG GTTACCCTCTTCATGACCCCTCCCGCTACCGAGCCCCCGCGTACAGCTTCGGCATCCGCCGCCTCTGTCTGCAGGATGAGTGCTCCCCGGGACCCAAGTACATGGTGCCAGCCAAGATGACCATGAAGGGCAAAGATGGTAACCCTGCCTACTCCATCTATGGCCGTCCCAGGGACCTGATGCCCTTCCTGACTCCCGGGCCAG GTCGATATTCtccagagaaggcagggaaatggACCTATCGCTCCGCGCCCATCTATTCGCTCGCCTCGCGCACGAAGGAGTTTGCGAATGACCAGACTCCAG GGCCTGCCGCCTACGGGCTCCCCCCAATGATTGGGCCCAAGGTCGTCGGCAAGAGCTCTGCCCCAAACTATTCCCTCCTGGGGCGCAGTTTGGTTGGCAGCTTCTATGAGGACCTGagcaag ACGCCAGGGCCCTGTAACTACCGTGTGGTGGAACCCAGCGTGTACAAGACCCGGGCCCCCCAGTACAGCATGCTTGCCCGCAACATGCTCCCTGGAGACAACACGCAGAAACCAGGGCCCGGGGCACACAGCCCGGAGAAG taCGTCCAGCAGCGTGGCCAGACCTTTGGGATCCGCCACTCCGACTACCTGGCGCCCCTCATCGTGGACGTGTTGGATTAA
- the ODF3B gene encoding outer dense fiber protein 3B isoform X2, translating into MVPAKMTMKGKDGNPAYSIYGRPRDLMPFLTPGPGRYSPEKAGKWTYRSAPIYSLASRTKEFANDQTPGPAAYGLPPMIGPKVVGKSSAPNYSLLGRSLVGSFYEDLSKTPGPCNYRVVEPSVYKTRAPQYSMLARNMLPGDNTQKPGPGAHSPEKYVQQRGQTFGIRHSDYLAPLIVDVLD; encoded by the exons ATGGTGCCAGCCAAGATGACCATGAAGGGCAAAGATGGTAACCCTGCCTACTCCATCTATGGCCGTCCCAGGGACCTGATGCCCTTCCTGACTCCCGGGCCAG GTCGATATTCtccagagaaggcagggaaatggACCTATCGCTCCGCGCCCATCTATTCGCTCGCCTCGCGCACGAAGGAGTTTGCGAATGACCAGACTCCAG GGCCTGCCGCCTACGGGCTCCCCCCAATGATTGGGCCCAAGGTCGTCGGCAAGAGCTCTGCCCCAAACTATTCCCTCCTGGGGCGCAGTTTGGTTGGCAGCTTCTATGAGGACCTGagcaag ACGCCAGGGCCCTGTAACTACCGTGTGGTGGAACCCAGCGTGTACAAGACCCGGGCCCCCCAGTACAGCATGCTTGCCCGCAACATGCTCCCTGGAGACAACACGCAGAAACCAGGGCCCGGGGCACACAGCCCGGAGAAG taCGTCCAGCAGCGTGGCCAGACCTTTGGGATCCGCCACTCCGACTACCTGGCGCCCCTCATCGTGGACGTGTTGGATTAA